DNA from Brachionichthys hirsutus isolate HB-005 chromosome 3, CSIRO-AGI_Bhir_v1, whole genome shotgun sequence:
GTGGTGGGCATCATCGCCGTCATGGGCCACGCCGCCCTCAAGGAAGGGGCGGTGGGGGAGGAGATGGTAAAGAAGTGGCAGGCGCGGATGGAAGACGTGGAGAAACGCATGAAAGCAGCAGTGGACGACTGCACAGACAACTTTGCCGATCAAGCCAAAATGGACATGGAGCACCTTCTTCAGGAGAATCCCGGGAACGTCAACCAAGACTTCATCAAGCCCCTTTTGGAGTCTCTTGTCAAGAAGTACGACTGGGTGAGCTGGTCCATCAGGGCCTTTGGCGAAAAGGAGCGCGTCATCTTTTTCAACTGGTTGGCAGGGAAGAAGTACCACGGAAGCGGAGGTAAAGCCAACTGGTTTGACATTCTCACCAAGAACAGGGTCAAGGTGGTGGTCTCCTTCTGTGCTAACCCCAAGCCCATAAACAAGACTGAGATTCAGGAGAAGATCGAGGGTCAGAAGTTAAAGGGGAACATGATGGAAGTGGCTCAGTCTTTGTACAAGAGCTTCCCCAACTGCCTGGTCCACGCCGTCAGCCACTACAAGGAGGTGGTGGAGACCAACAACTTCAGAGAGGACTGCTACTACTATGGGAAACACAAAAGAGCCTACATATGCATCCATCCTGAGTAGACGCACGGGAAGTAGGCAGAAAGGTGCGAGCTACCAATCAGCACACGATCGGATTAGTAGTCAGACGTCCTTTAAATCTCCTTTAAATAAATCTCGTCTGTGCTGGTGCATAATCTGCAATTTACTTGTGATTTGTAATTGGCTTCGGGGATTATAACAATTTGAAAGCCATAAAATCTCCAAGCTGTAAGCCTGTACTCTGAATCAATGAACAGAGGTGAAATCTGATTTGATCTGGGATTACTTGCGTTCACGTATCCTCAATATCGTTCTAATTGGAACTGCAGATAGAGGGACACGTGGCTGACCTCCACGCTAGCTTTTTGCCAAGCACCCACCCTTCTTTTCTGTGCGGTATCGATATGCACGTCAAGTCTCCAGGTGTCCACCTACAGTTCCGTCTATTCTGCATCAACATCGTAAAGACGTGCGGACGTACGAATGTCGATCGGCTTTGGCGACGCAGCACGCCGCTTGAATTTCTCGGTTGAAAGTTGACATTTTTCAACGCAGGGAATATGCAAACAATGCAAATATTACGCATAGCATTAGCGTATTATGCTGTCTTTGTATGTAATTGCAGCCTGCTCAAAAATAAAGTTTGCTTCAGGTTCGATGTGAACGGATCAATATGGTGAAAAGCTTCAAAGTCAGTGAGCTATTGGACCTCGAGTTGGGATTGTTTGTCTCAGTTTGTTATTGTCACCGAATCTATCaaatatatattgatatataatttgtaataaaaataaacacaaacaaaagcgacgcttgtttttgtcattattgGTAATCAATACTCCACTGAGACATTACTGAGACGTTTCAGGAGTTAAAACtctttcactttgtttttcaaatgGTGGAGGTTGATCGAGAACAATATTCTATCTCCACCGCCCAACTTTCGCTCCACTCCAACTGGGCGTGGCTTTCTTCTGTAACACGAGAGCCACGTGACCAACCGGAAGACAAACAATCCTCAAGTTTGTGGCGTTTCTTCCGTAAACTTTTTCCAGGTGAGTCCGTTTCAGGTCAATAAGTTTCCACCAGTGGCCTGGCGCGTGCCGATCGATAATGTGTTGTGATCGGACACGTTTAAAGAAATCGATCGATTCCTGTTCATCGACTTTAACCCGCGTTACATAATCGATCGCTTTTCCGTCTTCGACGCACCGCGATGCGTAACGCGCATTAATTTATGCGCTAAAACGCTTCTTTAGCTTCATTTGATCAAGTAAATTAATCTATAACGAATTGGCGCAGTTTAAATAGAGGGTATCGATTTAAAGGGGCGTTGGTTGCCAGGTCTGCGCCACGTTTTCCAGGAAGTGGGTAACAAAAGCTTTAATATGTGGCGTTGAGACGCAAATGTTTTGTTTGGTACAATTACAGCCTCGTTCACGGACGGATCGATACTTTTACCGTTAAGAGGGCGATTCGTTTCTGTGTCAGCGGTCAGCTGTCTGACGCGACGAATCACACGCAGCCGCTTCAGATCCATTCTGTGCAGCGTGGGCCCGAAGTTGAACAGAAAGCCTTCACTTGAACGAGAATCAATAAGGGGAGGGGGCTCTGCAGAATCACCTCCTGCCTCTTCACtctgaaaatgtgatttctggAAGCACTTTTCGGTTTCTCAATCCCGAGGGAGACGAGGAGCATCCGAGGAAAACAGGAATTAGTTTCAAGCTCGGTCTAATCCAATAAGATACAGTAACTACAAATGTTCTGATATCCTCCTGGAATTTCACGAGTTTTTCCTTCCCAAGTCTTTCAAGGACATGCctgattagtttttttttacagacaccAGGCTTATTTTGtctataaaatataaatctaCATCCAgcctggggggaaaaaaaaaaaccccaatcgCAGCTTTGTATCACTCAAACTCCAATTTGATATCTCGATTATTCAATCTGTACAGTATTTAAGATTAAAGCAAAGTTATTAGACAAAAGTTATTAGTTTAAGAAAATGGGTGGAGGCACATGACATAAACTGACGTATTAAACATCGGAGATGAAATCAGTTTTACTTGATTGAAATGATTTCGAGGTTCTGATTGTCGGTATTCATGAATCCATGAATTTGTGATCTTGTCTGATCGCTGCAGCGGCTGATAAATAAGGGCGGCCTCCCTCACTGCAGACGAGGTATTTATACACGGACCTCAGCAGAGACAAAGCGGCTGACAGTTTATTTTCCACTGTCTTGTTGCCGTGGTAACGTGCCGAGTTCCACTGGGAAACTCAGCCTTGCCCAGCAAGTTTAACCTCTTCCACTCGATCACTTCCCACGCCTGCGGCTCCAGCATTGATCGGCTCGGCCGAGGGAGAagcgccgccgcctccgtcTCCGTGGCGATGGGCTCATTACCCACCCGGGCTAAACGCGAGGCAGGAGGGTGGACCTCACGTCATTCTGCACCAGAATCTGATTTCCACCCCAAATTTCCCTTTGAAAGGGAACAAGTCTGGACATGCCCAGTCAACCCTGGCTGCTTTTGAAACCTTTCTGATTCCTGAGCGCTGGGAGGAGTTGTTTCCCCAAATCTGGGGTTATtcactataaatatatatatatacatataaatattcCATGATCTTGACGCAGAATTCATCCATAACATTTGTTCTCCAGGCTGTGGACAACAAGTGCTATGGAATGCATCCTTAAAAACACGGCGGCCCAGTTCTGTGCCGCCGCCCCCCCGCTCCGTTTAAACAGACGGAGAATGGCTGACggatatttttgtattttttatttttattttaaaagagtATTTCATATTCAACGAGTTCCCTTGTTTGGTTTGCTTTGGTTTAAAGTCAATATGCGGCGTGTTGTCGAACAGGTGACAGAAATGCTAACAGAAGTCGCTCGCCTTTGCTTATTCTACCCACAATGCCCGCTTCAGACATTTCCTCAGCTTTCGAAGAGACTGCTGTGGCTCCCGTATCCGTCGCAGCAGAATTCCCGTTGCATTGTTGCCTCATTGCTCATTGGGTGTGGCTAGTCGCGAGCGCCGAGACTCACCTCGCCGCTTCTCTGTTTCCTCACCAGCgtcggaaggaggaggaagggagcagAGCGCAGCCCAGGAACCCAAACACAACTGTGAGTAGATCAAGACCTGCCCGTGTGTTCCTCTCAGTGTGTTGAATCTGGTTGTAAGATGTTCTCCCGTTAGAACCGGTCAGCAGAACCATGGCAAACCAGCTGCAGAAGCTCGTGTCGGACAGGAAGGACATGGTGGAGACCGCGATGGAAGTGTTCGAACAAGGGGCGGAAGTGGTGGCCAGCATCGCCGGCGACCTCTTCCCGATTTTTGCCATCGCGGCGCCGATCGTGAGGCTGGCTCTGGAGAACGTGGAGAGCAAAGAAGCGGCGTTCATGAAGGAGCAGTTCCAGAAGGTGCGCGATCGCCTGGAGGTGGTCTCCGAGGAGATCCAGCGGATCAACGAGGAGATCAAGAAGAGCGGGTTGGACACGGCGTATTTCCCGCTGGAGGAGAACATCACCAACCAGTTTAGGAAGTACATGGACATCCTCAACGCCAAGCCGAAGTTCAGGGAGGTCAAGAAGAAGCTCTTCCTGGAGCATTTTGCCAAAACCGGCGGCGACAAAAACCTCATCACCCTCTACAACGCCGTGACGGGAGACAACTTCTCCGGGGAATCGGTGCTCGACATCACCCTGAACTACGAGGAGAAAAGTCGCCGGCCGGTTGAGGACTTCTGCGCCAGGCTGAAGAAACTCTTCTGCATCGGGCTGATCGCGCTGCTGGGCCACGCCGCTCTGAAGGGATACGACGAGGAAGACGCTCTCCTGAAGGACTGGGGTGAGAAGATGACGGCCGTCCAGGATAAAATGAACGCCGCCATTGAAGATTGCATCGTCGGCTTCCCCAAACAAGCCGAGCTGGATTCCCGCCGCCTCGTCAGAGACCAGGCGCACCTGACCCACCAGCAGCTCGCCGACGCTGTCGTCGAGAAGCTGAGGAAGAAGTTTGACTGGGTGGGCTGGTCCGTGCGCGTCTTCAGGACCCCCACGGGGCTGTTCGCCAAAAAGAAGGACTTTCACTGCCCGGCGGGGAAAAGTCGCTTCCAGGTCCCTTCGTCCGACGAGAAGCTTCACGTCTGGGTGTCCTACAGCGCCTCGCCCGAGCCGGTGGACAAGAACTACGTCCAGCAGGTGGTGCAAAGTCAGAAGAAACTGACGGTGGTGGGAGTGGCGGAGCTCCTCTTCCAGAAGATGCCCGGCGGCTGCGTGGTCCACGCGGTcaagagcagcagagagctgGCCTGCTCCTGGAGCTTCCCGGACGAGCTGCACTACTGGGACGAGCACAAGAACGTCTTCGTCTGCGTTCACTCGGCTTGACTGTCAGCGAACGCGGTCGTACTCTGAGTGTTTGTGTAGTCGCGCATCTGTGTAAGCATCAAATCAGTGGAGAACCGAATATTACAAGTTTTATAGATTTGTTTCCTGTATAAAACCATAAATCTGCACAAGAGGAAAGAACTCATCCCATAAAAAGGTCTCCAACGTGGAAGAGATGGATTATTTTCCCGGGGCAGAGGAATAGACGTGCACAAACAGCCTTGAAAATGAACTGTAAGCTCTTGTTTGGATGATCGTCTGAAGAGCCACAGCTGTTCATTTATCATGTAGCGATGgacctctctccccccccccccccccggtgaggACGAGCGCTGAACACCTGTGCGGGACGTTCTTCCTGCTGTAGAACCTTTTTCTAAGCAGAGGATTTACTTTTTGTCTACTCTCTTCTGGGTTTAGGATCTTATTTAAATTAAGTTGTGTGACTGACATCAACATGACTTGAACAACTAAGATATATTGATTGTTTAAATCACAATGTGTGTCTTTATGTTCTTCATGTCATTATTGATTATCACCATAACATATTCAGTGTAAAATCACACGGCACTTCGCTaacagtatttgttttttcacattttacatttgtgctGTCGTCATCTCAGATTAAAAATCCTGTTTGTCCACCAAAGTCTGTCCTTCAATAAAATTCATTGTCTCTGTAAGTATTTGTGATGATCACTTTGTCCACCTGATATGAGATAAAGATCATtactgatttaaaaagaaacaactaTTGAGTATTGGTCATGATTTTTTAAACACACTAAACCCAAAATCAGACtacataaattaaaaactgACTGAATTTGTATCTCTGACTTCAGACAGTTGAAGTATTTCTGTGTTGTATATAGTATTTTAACTTCTTGAGTTGGGCCACCAGATTTTAGGGTCTTTCCCACATTCCCTCTGGCCAGTAAAACCAGTCGCTTAGGATGTGCATCCTGCTGCAGGGCAGTTTCACCACAATCGTTCAGGTCAAAATTAAGAGGTAAGGCTTGTTTAAATGCCTAAGGAGTGAAGAAACTACTACGAATGTATAGGGAATATAAGTTTAGTAGATTTTCTGTGATACCAACAAGGTAACACAAAATCTttctgaggaaaaaaaagtgttttttttttgtcactttgGAAACACCCATAGTGATGTGTCATTATGTGGTTGTGGCTTTTCTATCTTTGGCATATGAAGGCTCGTATTCCTGCAGGGCATCGTCACAGAGGGTCAAATGCGCCGGCGGAAATGAACTGGTGCAAAGCAAAACAAGCGGagctaaaaatacaaaaaggaaatgttaaGACGGTCCTTCAACAAAAccgttttgttgtgaaaatgtacccccatttttagaaaaatctaaatccgcaatccagatccaATATGGATGAaactcggtggtgagatagagacccccaccctacatgactgtccaattgcataaacatcagtcaataatcagtcgagatattgaggaacaatttTTGAAGCGTCCAAAATTCagaaatccaggatctcttctggatcaccaccaaaatcgtatctgttcctggtaacattcccaacactttTGGAAAATTTATTGAAGATCCAACAGATAAACGTGGGCAAAAAacgtaacctccttggcggaggtaccCGAAGTCTGACATTTAGTGAAATCGGGAACAATGATGGAGCTCGTAGGATAGAGGAGGGGATTCCGGGAAGTACCCGCATTAGTTTTAAAAGACATAATATAATGGCAGGAGCTGTTTTACATTTAGGGACTCAGACAATCTCTTCATGGTAGGAAAAATACTTCAATACCAAACCTGGCTTCTAGAGGAGACATATTTGTGTCTGGATATTTGTTTGCCAGTACAATCATtcttatttgacatttttcatgataaaTGTATCCATAAAAACTGTGTGAATACACTAAACAGTTTTGTACGAGTAAATTTagatataaaataatacaattatgGTAACTGGGTCACAACATGGCTCCATTCCCTGTTCCCTATGGGGAAACTGCTACAGGCCGGTTTCTGCCCGCATCCAGGTGGGCTAAAGGGGCAGCTGACACAAAACGGTTGAATAGGGCAAGTGATGCTTTTAATCAGACCTGAATTACTCTTCCATGAATATGATTTGTCCACACAGCCCTGCATTGAGCCCGGCCCATCAGATGACCTCAGGAACGCAGAAAAACATCACGTGGCAACGAAACGATTCGCCCGGCTCGCAGAAATACATCGTACTGCCGCCCATCACCTTCGTGAAGCCCTCCACTTTGCCCTAATCTGGTCTCCATAGAAACAGCAGtcattttggtaaaaaaaataaaaaataaaatggtggTCAGATGGGGCGTGGGTTGGGCCACATTTCTGCATTTTCAGCTCAAATGTAGCTTGCGATAAGATTAGGTACCAaatatgttgggggggggggggggggttttcaTGAGTATCCTGATATGGGATGTTGAAGGTGAAAGAAATCACGAAGACTTTCATAAAAACCCCAAAAACGTTCCCCTGAAGAGCCAATGATTACAGAAGTACTTCTACATGTGTCACCTACTGCAGCAAACAGATCAtcctaacgtagcattg
Protein-coding regions in this window:
- the rpz4 gene encoding rapunzel 4, which codes for MANQLQKLVSDRKDMVETAMEVFEQGAEVVASIAGDLFPIFAIAAPIVRLALENVESKEAAFMKEQFQKVRDRLEVVSEEIQRINEEIKKSGLDTAYFPLEENITNQFRKYMDILNAKPKFREVKKKLFLEHFAKTGGDKNLITLYNAVTGDNFSGESVLDITLNYEEKSRRPVEDFCARLKKLFCIGLIALLGHAALKGYDEEDALLKDWGEKMTAVQDKMNAAIEDCIVGFPKQAELDSRRLVRDQAHLTHQQLADAVVEKLRKKFDWVGWSVRVFRTPTGLFAKKKDFHCPAGKSRFQVPSSDEKLHVWVSYSASPEPVDKNYVQQVVQSQKKLTVVGVAELLFQKMPGGCVVHAVKSSRELACSWSFPDELHYWDEHKNVFVCVHSA
- the rpz5 gene encoding rapunzel 5, which codes for MSAVADWLLQNKDKIEKGVEIMGQASEVLAATVGQLHPVLEAVFVASAELLSNPEGKEARYMVQQFDIVNQHLEGIQDEIDKIALELQRTSLNKQNFDREAQILSQYEKFQDFVNANPKFKEKKMEKFLSHYEHTDADLNLDALYNAVTGENTSGDPLLETVVTTEQRGRRAVEDFCARLKKLFVVGIIAVMGHAALKEGAVGEEMVKKWQARMEDVEKRMKAAVDDCTDNFADQAKMDMEHLLQENPGNVNQDFIKPLLESLVKKYDWVSWSIRAFGEKERVIFFNWLAGKKYHGSGGKANWFDILTKNRVKVVVSFCANPKPINKTEIQEKIEGQKLKGNMMEVAQSLYKSFPNCLVHAVSHYKEVVETNNFREDCYYYGKHKRAYICIHPE